The region AACAGAATATTAGCCAAAATGATCCAATCAGGTGTGtgagctaattttttttctcctttaagccaTTCATGCCAGAACACAGCTCTCAGAGTGTTAGGAATTCACATGACTTACAAATGTGCTGCTTGCAGACAGACAGGATGAGGCATCCCACGGATATGGAGTTGGGGCAAGAAAGAGAACCCGCCAGTCACAAGCAGGGGGATTTGACCTCAATGGGGGACAACTCTCAAGCAACGTATGACTTATGTGCATCCTAGGGTATATTTGGAAGCCATGGGAACCAACCTAAATATACTAAATTCAAGGGACTGCATCTTGAATTGGAGGAATGTAAGGACGGTGAACATGCAGCATGGCGCTCTGCAGACAGACAACAAAGCAGCAGAGCCACGCCTCCGCGGAGGAAGAGCAGAACTGAAGTGGGCTTTTGTATCGCTCTGATGGCTTCAGCTACTCAGGTTTGTGTGAATGGTAGGTACCAGGGTGGCAGGTCTGTCCAGGGCAAAATCAGTGCCTGTCACTGTAAAACCCAGCAGCCGGTCCTATGTCAGCTGAAGACGCTTGTAAGTTACAGACTCAATCTTTTGCTCATCAGGAACAGCAATTCACTTCTCGGAAGATCTTTAGGGGACAATCTCTGACACTCAtcctcagacacatacacactctcctGGCTTCTATGTGGAATTTAAATACAGTTCTATTTTATTACAATATTgagatttcaaatttaaaataaaaaacccaagaaTTATAGAGGTTATCAAAAACATATTAACTTGTTCTTAGAGTAAGTTCAAAATTAATAACAAAGGCATTATTATGCTAATATATACTTTATGATATTCCGTCCGACAGCAGAGGCTGAAAATTGCCTGGCAGCCGTCTTTGACCTCTCTTTGCTTTGAACTGATGGTGTGAACACTGTTTCATTCAGAAATCTACGATTTATATACAGTTTATAGAAACATTCTAGAAAACTTTAAGCAGATGAGGGAAAACCCAGTCCCTATTCCTGTTGAATAACTTAAATAAGGCCACGTCTCTTCTCCAAGATGACCTTCAAGTGTTGTATTTTAGCCAAGTAGAGAGTCAACTTCTTTCCCTCAAGGTTGCTTTCTAGTCATTAACACCTTCatacgtgtacacatacacaaatactgCTTTTTAGTAGGAATTTTAAGTTATTTGTAACTTATTTGTTCTAGTTTATAAAGTATTATATAATTTATCCTATTTCTGAATATGAACTTTTTAACCTCAACAGAATGCTAAAAATACTCAAACCagcctttaattttatttatctcattTCTTACATAATTAATTGCAGATGTTATTGACTGTTTTACAGAACTGATGTTTAAGAACTCTATCATTTACGTGTTAGTGAGGTCACACTTACAGATTCCCCTGCAACACATCTCAGGCAAGGCTGGGCTGAACTCCTTCCACCGTTCTGCAGAATCTAGCAAACGAATCACAGGCATGCGCGCGTCAGCACAGGGATAGTCATTTATAGATTTTATAAATGAATTCTATGGACTCACGGTGGGTTCGGTGGCAAGAGGAACATACCACTGAGCTGAGTCTCTCCTGGCTACACTCTGGCCGTGGTGCAGGAGGGCCTCGTGGCCGTGGGTCCTGGTCCTCTGTGCTCCAGGACACCAGGGCACAGGTGCTTAGCATGTGGCCGCTGCACTCATGCCCACCAGCTTCTGACCTCCTGCACGCCCGTTTCTGAAACACAAAATTGCACTCTGGATAACTTCAGACAACATACAGCACTGACTGGGTGTCTTTTCAGGAAACTTCAGCTGCAAATACAGAGTCCTGTGAAGCTGGAAAACTTTATAGACCATGTGGAGATGACTTTGAGGACTAACAACCATCACTTAGATTTAACCTTGTTAGCTTCCGCGCTGTCTGTAGTTACTTGGCTTGATAGatttaaaatagtcattttaaacaattttggttgaaattcttgTAATAAATTATTGTGGCTGGTTTATTGAAAATGTACCAAACCTATAAATTCTGTTCAGGGAACTACTTATATGTTTCAACACATCTTGCTTAGTATCGAGTTGCATTCTTTCTTAACGCAGTATGCATGGCTCACTTGTGAATAATTCTCTTACTGGCACGGAAGAACAAATTACTTTTATTGATCTCAGAGTCTGCACACAAAGCCCCTGAAACCAGGTAATCTTAGGGAAAGTTAACATTTGGGTTTTGCATCTACACAAACTACAGAAGGTTAATTACAAAGGTCGTTAGTCCTTCAACACCTCAGAAGAAAGTACCATGTCCTAATGCCCCAAGATACACTCCTAGAACCATCCATCCTGTTCTGGGTGACAGAGTTGGAAGGACCTCTGTACACACTCACCAATCTACCCGCAGCCCAGGGCCAGGCCTCTTTCTGGACACCTCCCAAGTCAGAAAACATTTCCTAGTATGACCTGCTGCTTTCCAGCATCTACACTCACTTGTAAACCACTTCCTTGCCAAGTCTGAGGTTCCCAACTGTGTTTATTATCTATGGTATCATTTGTTTAATAACTCCCAGCAGCTGAGAGggcaccttttttgttttgttttttttttcaagacagggtctagtctcaaactcacagagatccacctgcctctgcttctttaattctgggattaaagatgagtggAACATCCCCAATTTTTATATACGTCACCACAAGCAGAAAACGTGAAATGGTATAAATCTTTGAACTCTGAAAGGTATGCCCCCAGttacatacctcctccaacaaggccacaccttcgaATCCTTCCCAGAGacttccaccagctggggaccagttACTCAAACTTATGAGCCTGTGAAGACCatgtctcattcaaaccaccacagtccacTTTCGAGGCCCCATAGGCTTGAGACCATATGATAACACAAAATCCAGCTAGTGAAACTTGAAAAGTCCCCACAGTCTTTCAGTCTCCACACTGTTTGAAAGTCCAATGTCACCTCTGAGATTCaaagcaatctcttaactgtaaccccctgcaaaagtaaaaagcaaagtaCATACTTCCAGCATGTGATGGCACAAaatatatattaccattccaaaaggaagGAATATGGATCTAGTGAGGAACTCCTGATGAAAACAAATAGAAACCTACCAGAAAAACACCAAATGCTGTAGtttcatgtctgatgtcaaaggcTTAGATGGCTCAGGCCCTCCAGCTTTGCTGTCTGCAGCATCATCTCTTATCCCCCACCACACCTCCCACTGATGCCATTCTTTTTTGGTAAGAAGTCTCCTTCTAGCTTTCATGtcttt is a window of Acomys russatus chromosome 5, mAcoRus1.1, whole genome shotgun sequence DNA encoding:
- the C5H10orf143 gene encoding uncharacterized protein C10orf143 homolog isoform X4 encodes the protein MDSLAPGRWRRRRMEELPAAGDPKRACRRSEAGGHECSGHMLSTCALVSWSTEDQDPRPRGPPAPRPECSQERLSSVILQNGGRSSAQPCLRCVAGESRVPASVPC
- the C5H10orf143 gene encoding uncharacterized protein C10orf143 homolog isoform X3 encodes the protein MDSLAPGRWRRRRMEELPAAGDPKRACRRSEAGGHECSGHMLSTCALVSWSTEDQDPRPRGPPAPRPECSQERLSSVILQNGGRSSAQPCLRCVAGESGHFNHTGNH
- the C5H10orf143 gene encoding uncharacterized protein C10orf143 homolog isoform X2; protein product: MDSLAPGRWRRRRMEELPAAGDPKRACRRSEAGGHECSGHMLSTCALVSWSTEDQDPRPRGPPAPRPECSQERLSSVVCSSCHRTHHSAERWKEFSPALPEMCCRGISSPSICPLLSEDSQKTSCWANIHL